One segment of Pseudomonas asgharzadehiana DNA contains the following:
- the treS gene encoding maltose alpha-D-glucosyltransferase: MAKKPKAATFIKDPLWYKDAVIYQVHVKSYFDSNNDGIGDFPGLIAKLDYIADLGVNTIWLLPFYPSPRRDDGYDIAEYRGVHSDYGTLADAKRFIAEAHKRGLRVITELVINHTSDQHPWFQRARKAKPGSAARDFYVWSDDDQKYDGTRIIFLDTEKSNWTWDPVAGQYFWHRFYSHQPDLNFDNPQVMKAVLSVMRYWLDMGIDGLRLDAIPYLIERDGTNNENLAETHDVLKQIRAEIDANYPDRMLLAEANQWPEDTQLYFGDRKGDDGDECHMAFHFPLMPRMYMALAQEDRFPITDILRQTPEIPANCQWAIFLRNHDELTLEMVTDKERDYLWNYYAADRRARINLGIRRRLAPLLERDRRRVELLNSLLLSMPGTPTLYYGDEIGMGDNIYLGDRDGVRTPMQWSIDRNGGFSRADPASLVLPPIMDPLYGYLSVNVETQTQDPHSLLNWNRRMLAVRKQSKAFGRGSLKMLSPTNRRILAYTREYTGEDGHTEIILCVANVSRSAQAAELDLSAFAGMVPVEMLGGNAFPPIGQLNFLLTLAPYGFYWFVLAAENRMPSWHVEPAQSIPDFTTLVLKKRMEELLEEPGRTTLEQTSLPAWLPKRRWFAGKDVAIDSVRIVYGVRFGDPQHPVLLSELEVSAAGQVSRYQLPFGFLAEDQFTSALPQQLALARVRRTRQVGLVTDAFSLEHFVRAVIQGLQAGTVLNSSDGDLRFEATPHLAELPLSDETPVRYLSAEQSNSSVVVGECLVLKLIRKVSAGVHPELEMSAYLTAADYPNISPLMGAVIRRDGNGEDNLLMIAQGYLSNQGDAWSWTQNNLERAIRDELAEAISEQEQHYNALGELADFAGLLGRRLGEMHLVLGAKTANKDFQPEVTTAKDTQAWSKDVGAQIDRALHLLKLQQNQLNPADQALVTDLLAHKKAIREHVQALAKATLGGLRIRVHGDLHLGQVLVVKGDAYLIDFEGEPARPLHERRGKHSPYKDVSGVLRSFDYAAAMALNEQGVDHSEQADQARKRVTDRYLKEARLAFIQAYQAATSTLAHDWQDAKGQDAALTLFSLEKAAYEVAYEAENRPTWLPVPLQGLHNLLSELLPKSKHARGGETS, encoded by the coding sequence ATGGCGAAGAAACCCAAGGCTGCCACCTTTATCAAAGACCCGCTCTGGTACAAGGACGCGGTGATCTACCAGGTTCACGTCAAATCCTATTTCGACTCCAACAACGACGGCATCGGCGACTTTCCCGGCCTGATCGCCAAGCTCGACTACATCGCCGACCTGGGCGTGAACACCATCTGGCTGCTGCCGTTCTACCCCTCGCCCCGTCGCGATGACGGCTACGACATTGCCGAATATCGCGGCGTGCACAGCGACTACGGGACCCTCGCCGATGCCAAGCGCTTTATTGCCGAAGCCCACAAACGCGGGCTGCGGGTGATCACCGAGCTGGTGATCAACCACACGTCCGACCAGCACCCCTGGTTCCAGCGCGCGCGCAAGGCCAAGCCCGGCTCGGCCGCGCGGGACTTCTACGTGTGGTCCGATGACGACCAGAAATACGACGGCACCCGCATCATCTTCCTCGATACCGAAAAGTCCAACTGGACCTGGGACCCGGTCGCCGGCCAGTACTTCTGGCACCGTTTCTATTCCCACCAGCCCGACCTCAATTTCGATAACCCGCAAGTCATGAAGGCCGTGCTGTCGGTGATGCGCTACTGGTTGGACATGGGCATTGACGGCCTGCGCCTGGACGCCATTCCGTACCTGATCGAGCGCGACGGCACCAACAACGAAAACCTGGCCGAAACCCACGACGTGCTCAAGCAGATCCGTGCCGAGATCGACGCCAATTACCCGGACCGCATGCTGCTCGCCGAAGCCAACCAGTGGCCCGAAGACACACAGCTGTATTTCGGCGATCGCAAGGGCGACGACGGCGACGAATGCCACATGGCCTTCCACTTCCCGCTGATGCCGCGCATGTACATGGCGCTGGCCCAGGAAGATCGCTTCCCGATCACCGATATCCTGCGGCAAACGCCGGAGATCCCCGCTAACTGTCAATGGGCGATTTTCCTGCGCAACCACGATGAACTGACCCTGGAAATGGTCACCGACAAAGAGCGCGATTACCTGTGGAATTACTACGCCGCCGACCGCCGCGCGCGGATCAACCTGGGGATTCGCCGGCGCCTGGCGCCCTTGCTGGAGCGCGACCGCCGCCGCGTGGAGTTGCTCAACAGCCTGCTGCTGTCGATGCCGGGCACGCCGACCCTGTATTACGGCGATGAAATCGGCATGGGCGACAATATCTACCTGGGCGACCGTGATGGCGTGCGCACGCCCATGCAGTGGTCCATCGACCGCAACGGCGGGTTCTCCCGCGCCGACCCGGCCAGCCTGGTGCTGCCGCCGATCATGGACCCGCTCTACGGCTACCTGTCGGTCAACGTCGAGACCCAGACCCAAGACCCACATTCGCTGCTCAACTGGAACCGACGCATGCTGGCGGTGCGCAAGCAATCCAAGGCATTCGGCCGTGGCAGCTTGAAAATGCTCTCGCCGACCAACCGCCGCATCCTGGCGTATACCCGTGAGTACACCGGCGAGGATGGGCACACCGAGATCATCCTGTGCGTGGCCAACGTGTCCCGCAGTGCCCAGGCGGCTGAGTTGGACCTGTCGGCGTTCGCCGGCATGGTGCCGGTGGAGATGCTCGGCGGTAACGCCTTCCCACCGATCGGCCAACTGAATTTCCTGCTGACCCTGGCGCCGTACGGCTTCTACTGGTTTGTACTGGCGGCGGAAAACCGTATGCCCAGCTGGCATGTGGAGCCGGCGCAAAGCATTCCCGATTTCACCACTCTGGTATTGAAAAAACGCATGGAAGAACTGCTTGAAGAACCTGGCCGCACCACCCTTGAGCAAACGTCGTTGCCGGCCTGGCTGCCCAAGCGGCGTTGGTTTGCCGGCAAGGACGTGGCCATCGACAGCGTCCGCATTGTCTACGGCGTACGGTTTGGCGACCCGCAGCATCCGGTGTTGCTCAGCGAGCTGGAGGTGAGCGCCGCCGGGCAGGTCAGTCGTTACCAGTTGCCGTTCGGTTTCCTGGCTGAAGACCAGTTCACCAGCGCCTTGCCCCAACAACTGGCCCTGGCCCGCGTGCGGCGTACGCGCCAGGTAGGGCTGGTGACCGACGCCTTCAGCCTGGAGCACTTTGTGCGCGCGGTGATCCAGGGCCTGCAAGCCGGCACGGTGTTGAATTCCAGCGACGGCGACCTGCGCTTTGAGGCCACGCCCCACTTGGCCGAGCTGCCACTGAGCGACGAAACGCCGGTGCGCTATTTGTCGGCCGAGCAGTCCAACAGCTCGGTGGTGGTGGGGGAGTGCCTGGTACTCAAGTTGATCCGCAAGGTCAGTGCCGGCGTACACCCGGAGCTGGAGATGAGCGCCTACCTGACCGCCGCCGATTACCCGAATATCTCGCCGCTGATGGGCGCCGTGATCCGTCGCGATGGCAATGGCGAAGACAACCTGCTGATGATCGCCCAGGGCTACCTGAGCAACCAGGGCGACGCCTGGAGCTGGACCCAGAACAACCTCGAACGCGCGATTCGCGACGAACTGGCCGAGGCCATTTCCGAGCAGGAACAGCACTACAACGCGCTGGGCGAACTGGCGGACTTTGCCGGCCTGCTCGGCCGGCGCCTGGGCGAGATGCACCTGGTGCTCGGGGCGAAAACCGCCAACAAGGACTTCCAGCCTGAGGTCACGACCGCCAAGGACACCCAAGCCTGGAGCAAGGATGTCGGTGCCCAGATCGACCGCGCCCTGCATCTGCTCAAGCTGCAGCAAAACCAATTGAACCCGGCGGATCAGGCGTTGGTCACTGATTTGTTGGCGCACAAAAAAGCCATCCGCGAGCACGTCCAGGCGTTGGCCAAGGCCACTTTGGGCGGGCTGCGTATTCGCGTTCACGGTGATTTGCATCTGGGCCAGGTGTTGGTGGTGAAGGGTGATGCTTACCTGATCGACTTCGAAGGCGAGCCGGCCAGGCCGCTGCATGAGCGTCGCGGCAAGCACAGCCCGTACAAAGACGTGAGCGGTGTACTGCGCTCGTTCGATTACGCGGCGGCCATGGCCCTCAATGAGCAGGGCGTGGATCACTCCGAACAGGCCGACCAGGCACGCAAGCGCGTGACTGATCGCTACCTGAAAGAAGCACGCCTGGCATTTATCCAGGCTTATCAGGCGGCTACGTCTACACTGGCGCATGACTGGCAGGATGCCAAAGGCCAGGACGCCGCGCTGACGTTGTTTAGCCTGGAGAAGGCCGCGTACGAAGTGGCCTACGAGGCGGAAAATCGCCCGACCTGGTTGCCGGTGCCGTTACAGGGCCTGCATAACCTGTTGAGCGAGTTGTTACCTAAATCCAAGCATGCACGCGGTGGGGAGACGTCATGA
- the ccoG gene encoding cytochrome c oxidase accessory protein CcoG, with product MSERIPTVETFEPLHPKKVKAKPGDNLIHTRSFTGLFRTLRVAGAGLLFLAFFGTVWLNWGGRQAVLWDLAESKFHIFGATFWPQDFILLSALLIICAFGLFAITVFAGRVWCGYTCPQSSFTWLFMWCEKVTEGERNQRIKLHAAPWSLNKLARRSAKHILWLGISVLTGLTFVGYFTPIRPLAGELLTWQLGGVSLFWVLFFTAATYINAGWLREAVCMHMCPYARFQSVMFDKDTLTISYDSARGERRGPRKREVMPSEVGLGDCIDCQLCVQVCPTGIDIRDGMQMECIGCAACIDACDSIMDKMGYARGLVSYTSEHQLQGGKTQLLRPRLIGYSAVLLVMIAALVVALVERPMVSLDVTKDRGLFRENAQGLIENIYSLKVINKTQQRQDYRLALVEAEGFQLQGNTRISLAPGEIVDVPVSVALLADTPASSSQTLRFKVTDVDEPWIHTAAESRFVAPLNR from the coding sequence ATGAGCGAACGAATCCCAACCGTGGAAACCTTTGAGCCCCTGCACCCAAAGAAGGTGAAGGCCAAACCCGGCGACAACTTGATCCATACCCGCAGCTTCACCGGCCTGTTCCGCACCTTGCGCGTGGCGGGTGCGGGCCTGCTGTTCCTGGCGTTTTTCGGCACCGTGTGGCTGAACTGGGGGGGACGCCAGGCCGTGCTGTGGGACTTGGCCGAGAGTAAATTCCACATTTTTGGGGCCACGTTCTGGCCCCAGGATTTCATCCTGCTGTCGGCGCTGCTGATCATCTGCGCGTTCGGCCTGTTTGCGATCACGGTGTTTGCCGGCCGTGTCTGGTGCGGCTACACCTGCCCGCAAAGCTCGTTCACCTGGCTGTTCATGTGGTGCGAGAAAGTCACCGAAGGCGAACGCAACCAACGCATCAAACTGCACGCCGCGCCCTGGAGCCTGAACAAGCTGGCGCGGCGCTCGGCCAAACACATCTTATGGCTGGGCATCAGCGTGCTGACCGGGCTGACGTTCGTCGGCTACTTCACACCGATTCGCCCGCTGGCGGGCGAATTGCTGACCTGGCAGTTGGGCGGCGTCAGCTTGTTTTGGGTGCTGTTTTTTACCGCGGCCACCTACATCAATGCCGGCTGGCTGCGTGAAGCGGTGTGCATGCACATGTGCCCGTATGCGCGGTTCCAGAGCGTGATGTTCGATAAAGACACCCTCACCATCTCCTACGACAGCGCCCGAGGCGAGCGCCGTGGCCCGCGCAAACGTGAAGTGATGCCGTCCGAGGTCGGCCTGGGTGATTGCATCGACTGCCAATTGTGCGTACAGGTGTGCCCCACCGGCATCGACATCCGCGACGGCATGCAAATGGAATGCATCGGTTGCGCGGCGTGCATCGATGCCTGTGATTCGATCATGGACAAAATGGGCTACGCCCGCGGCCTGGTGAGCTATACCAGCGAGCATCAGTTGCAAGGGGGCAAGACCCAACTGCTGCGACCGCGCCTGATCGGCTACAGTGCCGTGCTGCTGGTGATGATTGCCGCGCTGGTCGTGGCGTTGGTGGAGCGGCCGATGGTGTCGCTGGACGTGACCAAGGACCGGGGTCTGTTCCGGGAGAACGCCCAGGGCCTGATCGAGAACATCTACAGCCTCAAGGTCATCAACAAGACCCAACAACGCCAGGACTACCGCTTGGCGCTGGTGGAGGCCGAGGGGTTCCAACTGCAAGGCAACACCCGGATCAGCCTGGCGCCGGGGGAAATTGTGGATGTGCCGGTGTCGGTGGCGTTGCTGGCGGATACACCGGCGAGCAGTTCGCAGACTCTGCGGTTCAAGGTGACGGATGTGGATGAACCGTGGATCCATACGGCAGCCGAAAGCCGGTTTGTCGCACCGCTGAACCGCTGA
- a CDS encoding DUF3203 family protein, with product MPVRIENQTCYFTVNDDGQEQRLPATAVTVNTDIAKAMSYVDVNGDKVYITEQQADALTVAGATDGRRHKKATEPGSAI from the coding sequence ATGCCCGTACGTATCGAAAATCAAACGTGCTATTTCACGGTCAACGACGACGGCCAGGAACAGCGCCTGCCGGCGACCGCGGTGACGGTGAATACGGACATCGCCAAGGCCATGTCCTATGTCGACGTGAACGGTGACAAGGTTTACATCACTGAGCAGCAAGCCGATGCCCTGACAGTGGCCGGTGCCACCGATGGGCGCCGGCATAAGAAAGCCACCGAGCCTGGTTCGGCGATTTAG
- a CDS encoding MgtC/SapB family protein, protein MDAWWHEVWLTLQAEFADLGDARQLTQITVRLLIAALLGGILGFEREHKGKAAGVRTHMLVAMGAALFVMVPQMSGNQADAMSRVVQGVIAGIGFLGAGTILKGKEDEEGQHVKGLTTAAGLWMTAAIGVAAGLGRESTAVLSTLLALAVFSVMPMIVKRLDKD, encoded by the coding sequence ATGGACGCTTGGTGGCATGAAGTGTGGCTGACGCTGCAGGCCGAATTTGCCGACCTTGGCGACGCCCGGCAGCTCACGCAAATCACCGTACGCTTGCTGATCGCCGCCTTGCTGGGTGGCATTCTTGGCTTTGAACGCGAGCACAAGGGCAAGGCCGCCGGCGTGCGCACCCATATGCTGGTGGCAATGGGCGCCGCATTGTTTGTGATGGTGCCGCAGATGTCGGGCAACCAGGCGGATGCCATGAGCCGAGTCGTACAGGGGGTGATTGCCGGGATCGGCTTTCTGGGCGCTGGCACCATTCTTAAAGGCAAGGAAGATGAAGAAGGTCAACACGTAAAGGGGCTGACCACTGCCGCCGGCTTATGGATGACCGCCGCCATTGGTGTGGCGGCGGGGTTGGGCCGTGAATCGACGGCGGTGCTCAGCACCTTGTTGGCGCTTGCGGTGTTCAGCGTGATGCCGATGATCGTCAAGCGGCTGGACAAGGACTGA
- the mapR gene encoding GntR family transcriptional regulator MpaR (MapR regulates genes involved in Pseudomonas quinolone signal (PQS) production and anthranilate metabolism) gives MKRYEKFADDIAELIRSGVLGPGQRVPSVRYASQTYGVSPSTVFQAYYLLERRGLIRARPRSGYFVNTHAPSPFSEPVVSEQVHESTEVDVSELVFSVLDSIKDPNTVPFGSAFPSPMLFPLPRLARSLASASREMDPRLVVTDMSPGNPQLRRQIALRYMVGGLMLPMEELLITNGALEALNLCLQAVTEPGDLVAIEAPAFYACLQVLERLKLKAVEIPVHPRDGIDLNALAQTLERYPIKACWTMTSFQNPMGATLPEAKKQALVELLRSHQVPLIEDDVYAELYYGQQAPKPAKAFDTEGLVMHCGSFAKSLAPGYRVGWVAAGRYAQKVERLKLMTSLCPSMPAQAAIADYLQHGGYDRHLRKLRYALEEQQSAMLAAIARYFPAQTRVSQPAGGYFLWLELPEQTDSLKLFQMALAQGISIAPGPIFSATRRFRNCIRLNYGSPWTEASEKAMETLGRIVRSF, from the coding sequence ATGAAACGCTACGAAAAATTCGCCGACGACATCGCAGAACTGATCCGCTCCGGCGTCCTCGGGCCCGGCCAGCGCGTGCCGTCGGTGCGTTATGCCAGCCAGACCTACGGCGTCAGCCCGTCCACGGTGTTCCAGGCGTATTACCTGCTGGAGCGCCGAGGCCTGATCCGTGCGCGGCCGCGTTCCGGCTACTTCGTCAACACCCATGCGCCAAGCCCGTTTTCCGAGCCGGTGGTGAGCGAGCAGGTGCATGAGTCCACCGAGGTGGATGTGAGCGAGTTGGTGTTCTCGGTACTCGACTCGATCAAAGACCCCAACACCGTGCCGTTCGGCTCGGCGTTTCCCAGCCCTATGCTGTTCCCGCTGCCACGCCTGGCCCGCTCCCTGGCCAGCGCGAGCCGTGAAATGGACCCACGGCTGGTGGTCACCGACATGTCGCCCGGCAACCCGCAGCTGCGTCGGCAAATTGCCCTGCGCTATATGGTCGGTGGCCTGATGCTGCCGATGGAAGAACTGCTGATCACCAACGGTGCCCTGGAAGCGCTGAACCTGTGCCTGCAAGCCGTCACCGAACCCGGCGACCTGGTGGCCATCGAAGCCCCGGCGTTCTACGCCTGCCTGCAAGTACTGGAACGCTTGAAGCTCAAGGCGGTGGAGATCCCCGTGCACCCGCGCGACGGCATCGACCTTAACGCCTTGGCACAAACCCTGGAACGCTACCCGATCAAGGCCTGCTGGACCATGACCAGTTTCCAGAACCCCATGGGCGCCACCTTGCCGGAAGCCAAGAAACAGGCATTGGTGGAACTGCTGCGCAGCCATCAGGTACCGCTGATCGAGGACGATGTGTACGCCGAGCTGTATTACGGGCAACAGGCACCCAAGCCGGCCAAGGCCTTTGATACCGAGGGCCTGGTGATGCACTGCGGCTCGTTTGCCAAGAGCCTCGCGCCGGGTTATCGCGTCGGCTGGGTGGCGGCCGGGCGTTACGCGCAAAAGGTCGAGCGCCTGAAGTTGATGACCTCGTTATGCCCCTCGATGCCGGCCCAGGCCGCGATCGCCGACTACCTGCAACATGGCGGCTATGACCGGCACTTGCGCAAACTGCGCTATGCCCTGGAAGAACAACAAAGCGCCATGCTCGCCGCCATCGCCCGGTACTTCCCGGCGCAGACCCGCGTCAGCCAACCGGCCGGCGGCTATTTCCTATGGTTGGAATTGCCGGAACAGACCGACTCGCTGAAGTTATTCCAGATGGCCCTGGCCCAAGGCATCAGCATTGCGCCGGGCCCGATCTTTTCGGCGACCCGGCGCTTTCGCAATTGCATTCGTTTGAACTATGGCAGCCCATGGACCGAGGCGTCGGAGAAGGCGATGGAGACGCTGGGACGGATTGTGCGTTCGTTCTAA
- a CDS encoding alpha-1,4-glucan--maltose-1-phosphate maltosyltransferase — MTAETQVPDDALLPLSQALLLPRIAIESTMPVIDGGEFAVKAVVGQRVNVTSKVFADGHDKLAVLVRWRALKDESWHSVVMTDVGNNGWEGAFTVTAVGPHEYCIEAWIDTFASFCYELRKKHEAGVPVSLELQEGRSLVLQAAERSDNELRDRLMLLHHELSGLLETEQVALFLHEDSAHLMTQADHRAYLSVSTLYPVDVERERAQFASWYELFPRSITDDPARHGTFNDVHARLPMIHDMGFDVLYFPPIHPIGRSHRKGKNNALTAGPDDPGSPYAIGSEEGGHEAIHPQLGSREDFRRLVKAAAEHGLEIALDFAIQCSQDHPWLKQHPGWFNWRPDGTIKYAENPPKKYQDIVNVDFYAADAIPGLWTELRDIVVGWVEEGVKTFRVDNPHTKPLPFWQWLISDVRAKHPEVIFLAEAFTTPAMMARLGKVGYSQSYTYFTWRNTKAELSEYFTQLNQSPWRECYRPNFFVNTPDINPGFLHESGRAGFLIRAALATLGSGLWGMYSGFELCEAAPVPGKEEYLDSEKYEIRPRDFAAPGNIIAEIAQLNRIRRQNPALHTHLGLKLYNAWNDNILYFGKRSEDGSNFILVAVNLDPFNAQEAHFELPLWEMGLPDDAQTQGEDLMNGHRWTWYGKTQWTRLEPKMPFGVWRITAS; from the coding sequence ATGACTGCTGAAACACAGGTTCCAGACGACGCCTTGTTACCGCTGTCCCAGGCGCTGTTGCTGCCCAGGATCGCAATCGAAAGCACCATGCCGGTGATCGACGGCGGCGAATTTGCCGTCAAGGCCGTGGTTGGCCAACGGGTCAACGTCACCAGCAAGGTGTTCGCCGACGGCCACGACAAGCTCGCCGTACTGGTCCGCTGGCGTGCGCTCAAGGACGAGAGCTGGCACAGCGTGGTGATGACTGACGTGGGTAACAATGGCTGGGAGGGCGCGTTTACCGTCACCGCCGTTGGGCCGCACGAGTATTGCATCGAAGCCTGGATCGATACCTTCGCCAGCTTTTGCTATGAACTGCGCAAAAAGCATGAGGCCGGCGTGCCGGTCAGCCTGGAGTTGCAGGAAGGCCGCAGCCTGGTATTGCAGGCCGCCGAGCGCAGTGACAATGAACTGCGCGACCGCCTGATGTTGCTGCACCATGAACTCTCCGGCCTGCTGGAAACCGAGCAGGTCGCGCTGTTCCTGCACGAAGACAGTGCACACCTGATGACCCAGGCCGACCACCGCGCTTACTTGAGTGTCAGCACCCTGTACCCGGTGGATGTGGAGCGCGAACGCGCGCAATTCGCCAGCTGGTACGAGCTGTTTCCGCGCTCGATCACCGACGATCCCGCGCGCCACGGCACCTTCAACGATGTGCATGCGCGCCTGCCGATGATCCACGACATGGGCTTTGACGTGCTGTACTTCCCGCCGATCCACCCCATCGGCCGCAGCCATCGCAAGGGCAAGAACAACGCGCTGACCGCAGGCCCCGACGATCCCGGCAGCCCTTACGCGATTGGCAGCGAGGAGGGCGGCCACGAGGCCATCCACCCGCAACTGGGCAGCCGCGAAGACTTCCGTCGACTGGTCAAAGCCGCCGCCGAGCATGGCCTGGAAATCGCCCTGGACTTCGCCATCCAGTGCTCCCAGGACCATCCATGGCTCAAGCAGCACCCGGGCTGGTTCAACTGGCGTCCGGACGGCACGATCAAATACGCGGAAAACCCACCCAAGAAGTATCAGGACATCGTCAACGTCGATTTCTACGCGGCCGATGCCATTCCGGGCTTATGGACAGAACTGCGCGACATCGTGGTGGGCTGGGTGGAAGAGGGCGTGAAGACCTTTCGCGTCGACAACCCTCACACCAAGCCGCTGCCGTTCTGGCAATGGTTGATCAGCGACGTGCGCGCCAAGCACCCGGAGGTGATCTTCCTCGCCGAGGCCTTCACCACCCCGGCGATGATGGCGCGTCTGGGCAAGGTCGGTTATTCCCAGAGCTACACCTATTTCACCTGGCGCAACACCAAGGCTGAGTTGAGCGAGTATTTCACCCAGTTGAACCAGTCGCCGTGGCGTGAGTGCTACCGCCCGAACTTCTTCGTCAATACACCGGATATCAACCCCGGCTTCCTGCACGAGTCCGGGCGCGCGGGCTTTTTGATCCGCGCCGCGCTGGCCACCCTGGGCTCGGGCCTGTGGGGCATGTATTCAGGGTTCGAATTGTGCGAAGCCGCGCCGGTACCGGGCAAAGAGGAATACCTGGACTCGGAGAAATACGAGATCCGCCCACGGGACTTCGCCGCGCCGGGCAACATCATTGCCGAAATCGCCCAGCTCAACCGCATCCGCCGGCAGAACCCGGCATTGCACACGCACCTGGGGCTCAAGCTGTACAACGCGTGGAACGACAACATCCTGTACTTCGGCAAGCGCAGCGAGGACGGCAGCAACTTCATCCTGGTGGCGGTCAACCTGGACCCGTTCAATGCCCAGGAGGCGCATTTTGAACTGCCGCTGTGGGAGATGGGCCTGCCGGACGATGCCCAGACCCAGGGCGAGGACCTGATGAACGGCCATCGCTGGACGTGGTATGGCAAGACCCAGTGGACGCGGCTGGAGCCGAAAATGCCGTTTGGGGTTTGGCGCATCACTGCTTCCTGA
- a CDS encoding SDR family oxidoreductase: protein MDKVVIITGGSRGIGAETALLAARQGYRICINFQSDEDAAHRVLEQVRALGAQAIAVRADVSIEDEVIALFHRVDAELGRVTALVNNAGTVGHKSRVDEMSEFRILKIMKTNVLGPILCAKHAVLRMSPRHGGQGGSIVNVSSVAARLGSPGEYVDYAASKGALDTFTIGLAKEVAGEGIRVNAVRPGYIFTDFHALSGDPDRVSKLESGIPMARGGRPDEVAEAIIWLLSDKASYATGTFLDLGGGR from the coding sequence ATGGACAAAGTCGTCATCATCACCGGGGGCAGTCGGGGGATTGGCGCCGAGACGGCGTTACTGGCCGCTCGCCAAGGCTATCGCATCTGTATCAACTTCCAATCGGACGAAGACGCCGCCCATCGTGTGCTCGAACAGGTTCGTGCGCTTGGCGCCCAGGCGATTGCCGTGCGCGCCGATGTGAGCATCGAGGATGAAGTGATTGCGTTGTTCCATCGTGTCGACGCCGAATTGGGCCGCGTCACGGCACTGGTCAACAATGCCGGCACCGTGGGCCACAAATCGCGGGTCGATGAGATGTCTGAATTCCGCATCCTTAAAATCATGAAGACCAACGTGCTGGGGCCGATCCTGTGTGCCAAGCACGCGGTACTGCGCATGTCGCCCAGGCATGGCGGGCAGGGCGGTAGCATTGTCAACGTGTCTTCGGTGGCGGCGCGCCTCGGTTCGCCGGGTGAATACGTCGACTATGCGGCCTCCAAGGGCGCACTCGATACCTTCACCATTGGTTTGGCCAAGGAAGTCGCGGGCGAGGGCATTCGCGTGAATGCGGTGCGCCCCGGCTATATCTTTACCGACTTCCATGCCCTGAGCGGTGACCCCGACCGCGTCAGCAAACTGGAGTCCGGTATCCCCATGGCCCGTGGCGGGCGACCGGATGAAGTGGCGGAGGCGATTATCTGGTTGTTGTCGGACAAGGCTTCTTATGCCACCGGTACTTTTCTGGACCTGGGCGGCGGCCGTTGA